A genome region from Chelonia mydas isolate rCheMyd1 chromosome 24, rCheMyd1.pri.v2, whole genome shotgun sequence includes the following:
- the LOC102935356 gene encoding chemokine-like receptor 1: MVFPILSLVLSAVAFFTGLPLNGYVVFVTSCRTGRTASAVWFLNRAVADFLFIVFLPIRFIFILNLDQAKILNNTVISLHMFSSAFLLTALSVDRCILVARPEWTRNHRTPLLAFMIVISLWAMSVGFSLRYGDLWESLLSPASIHMNVPLDEGRVKAAFVMQFLVGFLIPLALILIPTFYIILAAKMRRNRLIQSTKPLKILLGLIPTFFICWLPYHVFSFLLISPKYPLPFLVTESNFACILSYFNSCLNPIFYLTMEEEFLRYRHRARNPQTTDNSGPEPAE, encoded by the coding sequence ATGGTGTTCCCAATCCTCTCTCTGGTGCTGAGTGCCGTGGCCTTCTTCACCGGGCTGCCGTTGAACGGGTACGTCGTCTTTGTCACCAGCTGCCGTACAGGGAGGACGGCCAGCGCCGTGTGGTTCCTGAACCGGGCCGTGGCCGATTTCCTCTTTATCGTCTTCCTGCCAATCAGATTCATCTTCATCCTGAACTTAGACCAGGCCAAGATACTGAACAACACCGTTATCTCGCTCCACATGTTCTCCAGCGCCTTCCTCCTCACGGCCCTCAGTGTCGATCGCTGCATCCTCGTGGCGCGCCCTGAGTGGACCCGGAACCACCGCACACCCCTCCTGGCTTTCATGATTGTTATAAGCCTGTGGGCCATGTCTGTTGGGTTCAGCTTGCGGTATGGTGATCTCTGGGAATCCCTGCTCTCACCGGCCAGTATACACATGAATGTCCCACTGGATGAAGGGAGGGTGAAGGCTGCCTTTGTGATGCAGTTCCTAGTCGGGTTTCTGATCCCATTAGCCTTGATCTTAATCCCAACCTTCTACATCATTCTAGCTGCCAAGATGAGAAGGAACAGGCTGATCCAATCCACCAAGCCACTCAAGATCCTTCTTGGCTTGATCCCGACCTTTTTCATCTGCTGGCTGCCATATCACGTCTTCTCCTTCCTGCTGATCTCACCTAAATACCCCCTGCCTTTTCTTGTCACAGAAAGCAATTTTGCTTGTATCCTGTCATATTTCAACAGCTGCCTCAACCCCATCTTCTACCTCACCATGGAGGAAGAGTTTCTGAGGTACCGGCATCGTGCACGCAACCCTCAAACCACCGACAACTCAGGGCCGGAGCCGGCTGAATAG
- the LOC119564195 gene encoding chemokine-like receptor 1 has translation MMFLRDLVLVLCAVVFLAGVPLNGYVLFIAGCRVERTASTVWFWNRAMTDLIFIVFLPLRFIPILNFDWVQNLSNTVSSFHMFSSAFLLTALSVDRCILVARPKWAWNHRTAPVAFLMVLGLGALSLGFSLRYGYLLKLLLSPARTSMNFHLDEGRVKAAVTIQFLVGFLIPLALILIPTFYIVLAAKMRRNRLIQSTKPLKILLGLIPAFFLCWLPYHVFFFLQISAMYFPPILNIGSAFACILTYFNSCLNPIFYLNMEEEFLRYRQCGRNSQTTDNSGPELAE, from the coding sequence ATGATGTTTCTCCGAGATCTCGTCCTGGTGCTGTGTGCCGTGGTCTTCCTTGCTGGGGTGCCGTTGAACGGCTACGTCCTCTTCATCGCTGGCTGCCGGGTGGAGAGGACGGCCAGTACCGTGTGGTTCTGGAACCGGGCCATGACCGATTTAATCTTTATCGTCTTCCTGCCTCTCCGATTCATTCCCATCCTCAACTTCGACTGGGTCCAGAATCTGAGCAACACCGTCTCCTCCTTCCACATGTTCTCCAGCGCCTTCCTCCTCACAGCCCTTAGTGTCGACCGCTGCATCCTCGTGGCACGCCCTAAGTGGGCCTGGAACCACCGCACGGCCCCCGTGGCTTTCCTTATGGTTTTGGGCCTGGGGGCCCTGTCTCTTGGGTTCAGCCTGCGGTACGGTTATCTATTGAAACTCCTCCTCTCacctgccagaaccagcatgaATTTCCATCTAGATGAAGGGAGGGTGAAGGCCGCCGTTACGATCCAGTTCCTGGTTGGGTTTCTGATCCCATTAGCCTTGATCTTGATCCCAACATTCTACATCGTTCTAGCTGCCAAGATGAGAAGGAACAGGCTGATCCAATCCACCAAGCCACTCAAGATCCTTCTTGGCTTGATCCCGGCCTTTTTCCTCTGCTGGCTGCCATATCACGTCTTCTTCTTCCTGCAGATCTCAGCTATGTACTTTCCGCCTATTCTGAACATAGGAAGTGCTTTTGCTTGTATCCTGACATATTTCAACAGTTGCCTGAACCCCATCTTCTACCTCAACATGGAGGAAGAGTTTCTGAGGTACCGGCAATGTGGACGCAACTCCCAAACGACCGACAACTCGGGGCCAGAGCTGGCTGAATAG